Within the Catalinimonas niigatensis genome, the region GCTGCATACGGTCATCCAGTTTGCGTTTTTTCTTACCAAACAGATAGTCATTGACAATGCGAAAATCGTCGTAGGAAATATGGGTAAACTCGGGGCCACCTTTACAATCGCCCAGCGCAAATATTCCATCTATATTGGTTTCCAAATGCTGATTTACTTCTATGTACTGATGTTTTGCTAATTTTACCCGGGTTTTGTCCAGATTGAGAACTTCCGTATTTGGCGTAGTACCAGTGGCAATGAGCAAGTGGGAGCAGTCAAGCGTTTTACTAACGTTTCCTTTGGTTTGGATTGACAGCCCTGATCCTTTTTTTTCTACATGGACAGGTTTGGTGTTAAGGTAGACTTCTATCCCTTCTTCTTCCAGAAATTCCTGCATCGCTTCCGATACATCTTCATCCTCTTTGGGAGCCAGATGTCCTTCCTGTTGGATAACCGTCACTTTACTACCCAGACGACGATACATCTGGCCAAACTCTAAGCCAATGTAACTTCCTCCAATGATGGCCAGATGCTCAGGTAGTTCCTGTAGCTTCATCATAGACTTGGCGGTCAGATAGTCCACCTTATCCAGCCCTTCAATCTCAGGAATTCTGGGACTAGTTCCCACATTGATAAAGATTTTTTCAGCCGTAATTTCTTTGGCCTCTTCACCCTCATTCATTTTGATCTGAAGCAATTTGTTTCCGATAAAACGGGCTTCTCCAAAGAGATAAGTGATATTTTCTGTTTCCAATATTTTCTTCTCTATGCCTTCTCTACTCTTTTTCACCATGTTATTCCTCCTTTCAATCACTTTTTGGAAGTTTGTCTGCGGAGGGCTACTTTGTATTCCCACTTCAGTTGAAGTTCTGATCACATGACTTGCAGTGGCTGAAGCCAGCATCGTTTTGGTAGGGGTACACCCGTAGTTGACGCAGCTTCCGCCAGGATGTTCGCGTTCAATAACAGCCGTTTTGAGTCCCTGTTCAGCCAGCGTGGCAGAAAGCGGATTTCCTGCCTGTCCTATACCAATGATAATCGCATCGTATGTTTCCATCAAAAAAAATCAAACGTTAAAAAAATGATATAAGCTTACTATAAAAATTGAAACAGAGTTTTTCATAGAAACTCTGTTTCAATTTAAGACAGCTGTGCATCTTTTCAATACAATCCGGGCGATAATGTTTGATTAAGAAAAAAAAACTTACTCGTCATGCAGCAACCAGACTGACATGGGGCTGATGTCGCGATGGCTCCAGGCATAATAGGGAATCAGTTGTACATTCATTTTTTTGTTGGGGGACTCCACCCAGCCTCTACCCTGCAGTACAGTTACTCCATTGAGTAAATCTTTCTTGTAGTTAGCTTTCATGGGAGATTGGCTATCCAGATGAAGGTCCATGGCATGGCCGTCATTGTCCACGCCTTCGGCACAATAGACCAGCGGACCTCTTTCTACCGCTACTTTGCCGGTATTGGCTTTAATCTTTTCATGACTCAATACAGTTTTAATTTCCATAGAAAACTGGATGTCAATGCGATCCCCTTTTTTCCAGTTGCCTTCTACTACCGCATAGCCTTTCTGCTGACTGAACTTATATGCTTTTCCGTTGACTTTGATGGTGGTAGCTTTCTGACTTTTATCTTTATAGGTGTAAAGGTCACTGGGCACTGCCTCATTGGCTGACCAGCCCGGAATCCTGATCATCAGATTGGCCTGCACAGGTTGTTCGTTATTCACCCTGATACTGACATCTCCCTCCCAGGGATACTGAGTAACTTGTTCCAACGCTAGTTTTTGATCATTGACATCTACTTCTGTCCGGTTATTCATAAACAGGTTAACATATACCTCCTGATTATCTACTGCATACACATATCCACCCACAGAAGGTACAAAACGGGAGAGGTTGGAAGGGCAGCAGGAGCAGTCAAACCACTCGCTTCTGCAAACCGCGCCCTGATTGAAAGTGGATTCTCCGTTAAACTCCAGAGGATTGGGATAGAAAAAAGTCTCTCCTTCCATGGACAAACCTGCAATCAAACCATTATAGAGCGTACGCTCCAGCACATCTATGTATTTGGAATCTCCATGCAGCAAAAACATACGATGGTTCCAGTATACATTGGCAATGGCGGCACAGGTTTCTGCATAGGCATCGTTGGGCAGGGCATATTCCACATCAAATCCCTCTATGCCATTGCCTGCACCCAAACCACCGGTAACATACATTTTCTTGCTTACAATATTTTCCCAAAGCTTGTCGGAAGCTTCAAGATAGGCCTGGTCTCCCATGATGGCTGCAATATCCGCCATGGAAGAATACATATAGGCAGCCCTTACAGAATGTCCTACAGCTTCTCTCTGCTCGGTAACAGGTTGATGGTCCTGAGAATAAAGGGCGTGAGTTGCCAAATGATTTTCTTCATTCTCATAGGTTCTCAATCCTTTGCCTCTTCTGTCCAAAAATAGCTTAGCCAGTTCCAGGTATTTTTCATTTTCGGTTACGCGATACAATTTCACCAGACCTATTTCTATTTCCTGATGTCCGGGGTAATAATCTTTGCCTTCTTCCACGCAGAGTTGATAAATCAGGTCAGCATTCCGGATGGCGATGTTGAGAAAATCATCTTTGCCAGTTGCCCGATAGTGGGCCACAGCAGCTTCGTACATATGACCGGCATTATATAGCTCATGGCTCAGTCTGGAACCTTCAAATCGTCCGGAAGGATCGTAGGAGCAGCAGATGAAGTCATTGTATTCATTGGCTTTCAGGGTCCAGGAAGTATACAGATAACCGTCATCTTCCTGAGCTGCCTCCAAATAAGACACCAGCGTATCCAGATAAGCTTCCAGTTCAGGATTTTCCTTAAGCATCAGGCTGTAGGCTGCCCCTTCCATGATTTTGTATACGTCGGAATCGTCAAAGCCAAAATCACCCTCAAATTTACCTTCCTTTAGTCCACCGGCATAGATAAAATTGTTGATCCTTCCGGTTTCCTCACATTTTTGAAAAGCATAAGGAATGGTCACATCGGATACGGTATTCAGACGATCTCTCCAGAAGCCTTCGGTCAGAGACACTTCCGTAAAGTCCACCGGCCGGATGGGATAATCCGACATCTGGGCAAAAACCTTCGCAGAGGGCAGCATGAGCAGCCCACCAAGGGACAGGCAGAAGAATTGGCATATGCGTTTCATAGCATAGGGTGTTTA harbors:
- a CDS encoding glycoside hydrolase family 127 protein gives rise to the protein MKRICQFFCLSLGGLLMLPSAKVFAQMSDYPIRPVDFTEVSLTEGFWRDRLNTVSDVTIPYAFQKCEETGRINNFIYAGGLKEGKFEGDFGFDDSDVYKIMEGAAYSLMLKENPELEAYLDTLVSYLEAAQEDDGYLYTSWTLKANEYNDFICCSYDPSGRFEGSRLSHELYNAGHMYEAAVAHYRATGKDDFLNIAIRNADLIYQLCVEEGKDYYPGHQEIEIGLVKLYRVTENEKYLELAKLFLDRRGKGLRTYENEENHLATHALYSQDHQPVTEQREAVGHSVRAAYMYSSMADIAAIMGDQAYLEASDKLWENIVSKKMYVTGGLGAGNGIEGFDVEYALPNDAYAETCAAIANVYWNHRMFLLHGDSKYIDVLERTLYNGLIAGLSMEGETFFYPNPLEFNGESTFNQGAVCRSEWFDCSCCPSNLSRFVPSVGGYVYAVDNQEVYVNLFMNNRTEVDVNDQKLALEQVTQYPWEGDVSIRVNNEQPVQANLMIRIPGWSANEAVPSDLYTYKDKSQKATTIKVNGKAYKFSQQKGYAVVEGNWKKGDRIDIQFSMEIKTVLSHEKIKANTGKVAVERGPLVYCAEGVDNDGHAMDLHLDSQSPMKANYKKDLLNGVTVLQGRGWVESPNKKMNVQLIPYYAWSHRDISPMSVWLLHDE
- a CDS encoding mercuric reductase, coding for METYDAIIIGIGQAGNPLSATLAEQGLKTAVIEREHPGGSCVNYGCTPTKTMLASATASHVIRTSTEVGIQSSPPQTNFQKVIERRNNMVKKSREGIEKKILETENITYLFGEARFIGNKLLQIKMNEGEEAKEITAEKIFINVGTSPRIPEIEGLDKVDYLTAKSMMKLQELPEHLAIIGGSYIGLEFGQMYRRLGSKVTVIQQEGHLAPKEDEDVSEAMQEFLEEEGIEVYLNTKPVHVEKKGSGLSIQTKGNVSKTLDCSHLLIATGTTPNTEVLNLDKTRVKLAKHQYIEVNQHLETNIDGIFALGDCKGGPEFTHISYDDFRIVNDYLFGKKKRKLDDRMQPYTMFTKPELGRVGLNEKQAKEKGINYKIAQMPMTQSARAKEANETNGLLKVLIDPKSKKILGATCLAEIGGEIMSMLQIAMMGGLTYEQLRDGVFAHPTYAESLNNLFVNVEDPG